One genomic segment of Pristiophorus japonicus isolate sPriJap1 chromosome 8, sPriJap1.hap1, whole genome shotgun sequence includes these proteins:
- the barhl2 gene encoding barH-like 2 homeobox protein, with protein sequence MEGSSGSSFGIDTILSNSSSSPVLMNGDFRHGDNRTSDFRNQATPSPSSEIDTVGTAPLSPLSMEHQEQHLGPDNLLPHQQQTLQQQQQPQLAAGSSGPRTSTSSFLIKDILGDSKPLAACAPYSTSVSSPHTPKPEAESFRQKTEPEESKNRDKLDKRDDSQSDNIKCNGTKEEGDREITSSRESPPVRAKKPRKARTAFSDHQLNQLERSFERQKYLSVQDRMDLAAALNLTDTQVKTWYQNRRTKWKRQTAVGLELLAEAGNYSALQRMFPSPYFYHPSLLTNMDTTAAAAAMYMYRTPPPHPGLQRPLVPRVLIHGLGPAGQPALNPLPNPIPGTAHPR encoded by the exons ATGGAAGGATCCAGCGGGTCTAGCTTTGGAATAGACACTATTTTGTCCAACAGTTCCAGCAGCCCTGTGCTGATGAACGGTGATTTTCGCCACGGTGACAACAGGACTTCAGATTTCCGAAATCAGGCCACCCCGTCCCCCAGCTCGGAGATAGACACAGTGGGCACCGCTCCCCTATCGCCGCTCTCCATGGAGCACCAAGAACAACATCTCGGGCCGGACAATCTCCTTCCACATCAGCAGCAAActttgcagcagcagcagcagccgcaaCTGGCAGCCGGCAGCTCCGGCCCCAGGACTTCCACCTCTTCTTTTTTAATCAAAGACATTTTGGGCGATAGCAAACCGCTGGCAGCCTGCGCCCCTTACAGTACCAGCGTCTCCTCACCTCACACCCCCAAACCAGAGGCAGAATCCTTCAGGCAAAAGACAGAACCCGAAGAGAGTAAAAACCGGGACAAGCTCGACAAACGAGATGACAGTCAAAGTGATAACATCAAATGCAACG GAACAAAAGAAGAAGGCGACCGTGAAATAACGAGTAGCCGGGAAAGTCCTCCTGTGCGAGCGAAGAAACCTCGCAAGGCGCGAACGGCCTTTTCCGACCATCAGCTCAATCAACTGGAGCGCAGCTTCGAGCGTCAGAAATACCTGAGTGTCCAAGATCGCATGGATCTGGCAGCGGCGCTCAACCTGACGGACACCCAGGTCAAAACCTGGTATCAGAACAGGAG GACGAAGTGGAAGAGGCAGACTGCGGTGGGACTGGAGCTGTTGGCCGAGGCCGGGAATTACTCCGCTTTGCAGAGAATGTTCCCATCTCCCTATTTCTACCACCCGAGCCTACTAACTAACATGGACACGACGGCGGCGGCAGCGGCCATGTACATGTACCGGACTCCACCGCCTCACCCCGGACTGCAGCGGCCACTCGTCCCGCGGGTCCTCATCCACGGGCTCGGCCCGGCAGGACAGCCAGCACTCAATCCCCTGCCCAACCCCATCCCCGGAACAGCACACCCCCGGTGA